In a single window of the Streptomyces cinnabarinus genome:
- a CDS encoding TetR/AcrR family transcriptional regulator — protein MSPRSASVNEELRRRSRERLLQAAVELVGEHGYEATTLGDIADRAGSARGLVSYYFPGKRQLVQSAVHRLMCCTLQEALERDPRTEDGRERMARAIDAILGLARDRPVLMRQHMAGILQAEGFVQCPEQRRLAELLRETCARHGSLDVEADYPMLRALLMGAVYAALVPGVPMSVPVLRAELFKRYRLDWEMGTPPDADTTPDDTDLSRFFATGEEPH, from the coding sequence ATGTCCCCGCGCAGCGCCTCGGTCAATGAAGAACTGCGGCGGCGTTCTCGCGAGCGGCTCCTCCAGGCGGCGGTCGAACTGGTCGGTGAGCACGGCTACGAGGCCACGACCTTGGGCGACATCGCCGACCGGGCCGGTTCGGCGCGCGGTCTGGTCTCGTACTACTTCCCCGGAAAACGCCAGCTCGTCCAGTCCGCGGTGCACCGGCTGATGTGCTGCACGCTCCAGGAGGCGCTGGAGCGCGATCCGCGCACCGAGGACGGCCGGGAGCGGATGGCCCGGGCCATCGACGCGATCCTGGGGCTCGCCCGGGACCGTCCCGTGCTGATGCGCCAGCACATGGCCGGGATCCTCCAGGCCGAGGGCTTCGTGCAGTGCCCGGAGCAGCGCCGCCTCGCCGAACTCCTGCGGGAGACCTGCGCCCGGCACGGCTCGCTCGACGTCGAGGCCGACTATCCGATGCTGCGGGCCCTGCTCATGGGCGCGGTCTACGCGGCGCTGGTCCCGGGGGTGCCGATGTCCGTGCCGGTGCTGCGGGCGGAGCTGTTCAAGCGCTACCGGCTCGACTGGGAGATGGGGACCCCACCCGACGCGGACACCACGCCGGACGACACCGACCTCTCCCGCTTCTTCGCCACCGGGGAGGAGCCCCACTGA
- a CDS encoding GNAT family N-acetyltransferase, which produces METAAALTFRDATDADVDALVALIESAYRGDSSRVGWTTEADILQGQRTDPQGVLEVVKATDSRLLTVERDGRIVACCQLEHRGAHAYFGMFAVSPTLQGAGLGKVVIAAAERAARESWGVTEMHMTVISVREDLIAWYERRGYRRTGKMTPFPYGDERFGIPQRDDLQFELLTKELG; this is translated from the coding sequence ATGGAGACCGCCGCCGCACTGACCTTCCGCGACGCCACCGACGCCGATGTCGACGCGCTCGTCGCGCTGATCGAGTCGGCCTACCGCGGTGACTCCAGCAGGGTCGGCTGGACCACCGAGGCGGACATCCTTCAGGGCCAGCGCACCGATCCGCAGGGCGTGCTGGAGGTTGTCAAGGCGACCGACAGCCGGCTGCTGACGGTCGAGCGGGACGGCCGTATCGTCGCCTGCTGCCAGCTCGAACACCGCGGCGCCCACGCCTACTTCGGCATGTTCGCGGTCAGCCCGACCCTCCAGGGCGCGGGCCTCGGCAAGGTCGTCATCGCGGCGGCCGAGCGCGCCGCCCGCGAGAGCTGGGGCGTCACCGAGATGCACATGACGGTGATCTCGGTGCGCGAGGACCTCATCGCCTGGTACGAGCGCCGCGGTTACCGCCGTACGGGAAAGATGACCCCCTTCCCGTACGGCGACGAGCGCTTCGGCATCCCGCAGCGCGACGACCTCCAGTTCGAGCTGCTGACCAAGGAACTCGGCTGA
- a CDS encoding M56 family metallopeptidase gives MMVPAALLLLGALTAVAAPRVIARADWPDREPVVALWVWQCVVAAVLLCCALSMTLSAAAAWQAVRGHVFAPAPPNVVEAYALGVAGSWAAATAVALACGGVWTAVMLVREVARARARRHRRRAELLVRAPLLPGEEPRPDRRLVVLESERPDAWWLAGAEPRLVVTTAALRRLKGRQLDAVLAHEQGHARARHDWLLHCSAALAAGFPQVPVFAAFRDEMHRLVELAADDMASRRFGRLTTALALVELNEGRGVFGPCPTRAQVPQRVSRLLTAPDRLSPARRLRLTAAAALVPVVPVLVAFVPGLRALG, from the coding sequence ATGATGGTCCCCGCGGCTCTGCTGCTGCTCGGCGCCCTGACCGCCGTGGCCGCCCCGCGCGTGATCGCCCGGGCCGACTGGCCCGACCGGGAACCGGTGGTCGCCCTGTGGGTGTGGCAGTGCGTGGTGGCGGCCGTCCTGCTGTGCTGCGCCCTGTCGATGACGCTGAGCGCCGCCGCGGCCTGGCAGGCGGTGCGCGGCCACGTGTTCGCGCCCGCGCCGCCGAACGTCGTGGAGGCCTACGCCCTCGGGGTGGCCGGATCCTGGGCCGCGGCGACCGCGGTGGCACTGGCCTGCGGCGGGGTGTGGACCGCGGTGATGCTGGTCCGCGAAGTCGCGCGGGCCCGGGCCCGGCGCCACCGCCGACGGGCCGAACTCCTCGTACGCGCACCGCTGTTGCCCGGTGAGGAGCCCCGGCCCGACCGGCGTCTGGTGGTCCTGGAGAGCGAGCGGCCCGACGCCTGGTGGCTGGCCGGCGCGGAACCGCGGCTGGTGGTGACCACGGCCGCGCTGCGCCGCCTGAAGGGGCGGCAGCTGGACGCCGTACTCGCTCATGAGCAGGGGCACGCGCGGGCCCGGCACGACTGGCTGCTGCACTGCTCGGCCGCGCTGGCCGCCGGGTTTCCGCAGGTGCCGGTGTTCGCCGCGTTCCGGGACGAGATGCACCGGCTGGTCGAACTCGCCGCCGACGACATGGCCTCCCGCCGGTTCGGCCGCCTGACCACCGCGCTGGCGCTGGTGGAACTCAACGAGGGCCGGGGTGTGTTCGGCCCCTGCCCGACCCGGGCGCAGGTGCCGCAGCGGGTGAGCCGGCTGCTCACCGCCCCGGACCGGCTCAGCCCGGCCCGCCGGCTGCGGCTGACGGCCGCCGCGGCGCTGGTGCCCGTGGTGCCGGTGCTGGTGGCCTTCGTACCGGGGCTGCGGGCGCTGGGATAG
- a CDS encoding VOC family protein has product MNLDKPVIGGPCWTELGTSDVEAAKSFYTRLFGWRTETDPRQEAGGYTVAHLGDAAVAALSPLYQESQPVAWNVSFRVADVDATAAQAEASGATVLVGPMDVFDVGRFAVVLDPAGAAFQLWQARAFPGAGLFNAPGTLGWVELMTRAPDRAVAFYRALFGWSVNASEHYTQWGIDGADFGGMVAMDEKFPPEVPSHWLPYFAVTDVDAVATNTVHADGSVLMDPTSLPGGRRIALLRDPQGAVFGVYRSPDDAD; this is encoded by the coding sequence ATGAACCTCGACAAGCCGGTGATCGGCGGCCCCTGCTGGACCGAGCTGGGGACCAGTGACGTGGAGGCCGCCAAGAGCTTCTACACCCGGCTCTTCGGCTGGCGTACCGAGACCGACCCCCGCCAGGAGGCGGGCGGCTACACCGTGGCCCACCTCGGCGACGCGGCGGTCGCGGCGCTTTCCCCGCTGTACCAGGAGTCCCAGCCGGTCGCCTGGAACGTGTCCTTCCGGGTGGCCGACGTCGATGCCACCGCCGCTCAGGCCGAGGCGTCGGGCGCGACGGTGCTGGTCGGCCCGATGGACGTGTTCGACGTGGGCCGGTTCGCCGTGGTCCTCGATCCGGCCGGGGCCGCCTTCCAGCTGTGGCAGGCCCGCGCCTTCCCGGGCGCGGGCCTGTTCAACGCGCCCGGCACGCTCGGCTGGGTGGAGCTGATGACCCGGGCCCCCGACCGGGCGGTGGCCTTCTACCGCGCGCTGTTCGGCTGGAGCGTCAACGCCTCCGAGCACTACACCCAGTGGGGCATCGACGGCGCCGACTTCGGCGGCATGGTGGCGATGGACGAGAAGTTCCCGCCCGAGGTGCCCTCGCACTGGCTGCCGTACTTCGCAGTGACAGACGTCGACGCCGTCGCCACCAACACGGTCCACGCGGACGGCAGCGTCCTGATGGACCCGACCTCGCTGCCCGGGGGCCGCCGGATCGCGCTGCTGCGGGACCCGCAGGGCGCGGTGTTCGGCGTCTACCGCTCTCCGGACGACGCAGACTGA
- a CDS encoding transglutaminase-like domain-containing protein encodes MELIQETPDLSAYLTPDEVIDHEHPVVRRTAARIAGQAEDSYAYARLAFEFVRDAIPHSQDSGDLRVTWRASDVLESGTGTCYAKSHALAALLRAEDIPTALCYQKFDVVHGLVAVRFNGAWHRQDPRGNKPGVDAQFSLDGERLAFPVDPESNELDYPVLYAKPHPAVLSALTGATDRPHLWQMLPTAL; translated from the coding sequence ATGGAGCTCATCCAGGAAACCCCCGACCTCTCCGCCTACTTGACCCCTGACGAGGTCATCGACCACGAGCATCCCGTGGTGCGGCGGACCGCCGCCCGGATCGCTGGGCAGGCCGAGGACTCGTATGCCTATGCGCGACTGGCCTTCGAGTTCGTACGGGACGCCATCCCGCACTCCCAGGACTCCGGAGACCTCCGTGTCACCTGGCGCGCCTCCGACGTGCTGGAGTCCGGCACGGGCACCTGTTACGCCAAGTCCCATGCGCTGGCGGCCCTGTTGCGGGCCGAGGACATCCCGACGGCGCTGTGCTACCAGAAGTTCGACGTGGTCCACGGTCTGGTGGCGGTCCGGTTCAACGGTGCCTGGCACCGGCAGGATCCGCGGGGCAACAAGCCCGGCGTGGACGCCCAGTTCTCCCTGGATGGCGAGCGGCTGGCCTTCCCGGTGGACCCGGAGTCCAATGAACTGGACTATCCAGTCCTGTATGCTAAACCACACCCGGCCGTCCTGAGTGCCCTGACGGGCGCGACCGACCGGCCGCACCTGTGGCAGATGCTCCCGACCGCACTCTGA
- a CDS encoding B3/4 domain-containing protein, with protein sequence MTLTLTVSDEVRALAPGFTHVAIEAHGLVNGPSTDAGSALLDEAARRLAVRLDGRAPHEDPHMVAWRQTYTAFGSKPSRTRNSAEALAKRALSGAGLPRINLLVDLYNAISVAHLIPVGGEDLDCVQGGMRLVRATGEESFVTVADGAEAVEHPDAGEVVWCDDTGVTCRRWNWRQGPRTRLTEESVSAIFLLEGMAPMPVAEVERAAAELAESLEKFSPGARLSVRT encoded by the coding sequence ATGACCCTCACGCTGACCGTGTCCGACGAGGTGCGCGCCCTCGCGCCCGGCTTCACTCACGTCGCCATCGAGGCCCACGGACTCGTCAACGGCCCGAGCACCGACGCCGGTTCGGCGCTCCTCGACGAGGCGGCCCGCCGTCTGGCCGTACGTCTGGACGGCCGCGCCCCGCACGAGGATCCGCACATGGTGGCGTGGCGGCAGACGTACACGGCCTTCGGGTCCAAGCCGTCGCGCACTCGCAACTCCGCGGAGGCGCTGGCGAAGAGGGCCCTGTCGGGTGCCGGGCTGCCCCGGATCAACCTGCTCGTCGACCTCTACAACGCGATCAGCGTGGCGCATCTCATCCCGGTCGGCGGGGAGGACCTCGACTGCGTCCAGGGCGGTATGCGGCTCGTCCGCGCCACGGGCGAGGAGTCCTTCGTGACCGTCGCCGACGGCGCCGAGGCGGTCGAGCACCCCGACGCCGGTGAAGTGGTGTGGTGCGACGACACCGGCGTGACCTGCCGCCGCTGGAACTGGCGCCAGGGCCCACGCACCCGCCTGACCGAGGAGTCGGTCTCGGCGATCTTCCTGCTGGAGGGCATGGCCCCGATGCCGGTGGCGGAGGTGGAGCGGGCGGCGGCCGAACTGGCGGAGTCGCTAGAGAAGTTCAGCCCAGGAGCCCGGCTCAGCGTTCGTACCTAG
- a CDS encoding threonine aldolase family protein yields the protein MNPPKTDARRHHDPELRGFASDNYAGAHPEVMAALAVANGGHQVAYGEDAYTENLQGIIRSHFGPTAEAFPVFNGTGANVVALQAVTDRWGAVICAESAHINVDEGGAPERMGGLKLLTVPTPDGKLTPELIDRQAWGWEDEHRAMPQVVSITQSTELGTLYTPEEIRAICEHAHAHGMKVHLDGSRIANAAASLNVPMRTFTNAVGVDILSLGGTKNGALFGEAVVVINQDAVRRMKHLRKLSMQLASKMRFVSVQLEALLAKDLWLRNARHANEMAQRLAEGVRAVHGVEILYPVQSNGIFAQLPHDVSERLQKRFRFYFWDEAAGVVRWMCGFDTTEEDVDAFLAALKEEMAR from the coding sequence GTGAACCCCCCGAAGACCGATGCGCGTCGCCACCACGACCCGGAGCTCCGCGGTTTCGCCAGCGACAACTACGCCGGCGCCCACCCGGAGGTGATGGCCGCCCTGGCCGTGGCCAACGGCGGCCACCAGGTCGCCTACGGCGAGGACGCGTACACGGAGAACCTCCAGGGGATCATCCGCAGCCACTTCGGTCCTACGGCGGAGGCCTTCCCGGTCTTCAACGGCACCGGCGCCAACGTCGTCGCGCTCCAGGCGGTCACCGACCGCTGGGGCGCGGTGATCTGCGCCGAGAGCGCGCACATCAACGTCGACGAGGGCGGCGCCCCCGAGCGCATGGGCGGCCTGAAGCTGCTCACGGTGCCCACGCCGGACGGCAAGCTCACCCCTGAGCTGATCGACAGGCAGGCCTGGGGCTGGGAGGACGAGCACCGGGCGATGCCGCAGGTCGTCTCGATCACCCAGAGCACGGAGCTGGGCACGCTGTACACGCCCGAGGAGATCCGCGCCATCTGCGAGCACGCCCACGCGCACGGCATGAAGGTGCACCTGGACGGCTCCCGGATAGCCAACGCGGCGGCCTCGCTGAACGTCCCGATGCGGACCTTCACCAACGCCGTCGGCGTCGACATCCTCTCCCTGGGCGGCACCAAGAACGGCGCCCTGTTCGGCGAGGCGGTCGTGGTGATCAACCAGGATGCCGTCCGCCGGATGAAGCATCTGCGCAAGCTGTCCATGCAGCTCGCCTCCAAGATGCGCTTCGTGTCGGTGCAGTTGGAGGCGCTGCTCGCCAAGGACCTCTGGCTGCGCAACGCCCGGCACGCCAACGAGATGGCGCAGCGGCTCGCCGAGGGCGTCCGCGCGGTGCACGGCGTCGAGATCCTCTACCCGGTGCAGTCCAACGGCATCTTCGCCCAGCTCCCGCACGACGTGAGCGAGCGCCTCCAGAAGCGGTTCCGGTTCTACTTCTGGGACGAGGCCGCCGGTGTCGTGCGCTGGATGTGCGGCTTCGACACCACCGAGGAGGACGTGGACGCCTTCTTGGCGGCACTGAAGGAGGAGATGGCGCGCTAG
- a CDS encoding DUF6421 family protein, whose translation MTEILVQSGMGEQVPPAARVVEHPAWPVLKDAVEQIRPWQSTDGSIDLRAEGAPAAADAEAAVARIVTAVEELSPLLPHDAAYHEALMKDLTRWAESGFEVPDFLDSLLAFQPAANRADGLQHLVLFPMYTQNGNPDRNLEAVVLRMVWPEWLSELERTRYDNPLFCGIKFEDFTAGYDTNSAVLFPETIAVREAPERFTWGGIFCDREAARFRRVTEAAVETLGLELPEDIAAMVHDQTRCEEAFVLWDMVHDRTHSHGDLPFDPFMIKQRQPFWMYGLEELRCDLTAFKEAVKLEAEGVPQARDVQYAVLFDRMFRFPLTGDRNRNYDGLGGQLLFAYLHKHDVVRWTDNKLFIDWQRAPQVTNELCAEIETLYRDGIDRPKLVHWFAGYELVSGFLSPHPGSKWAKGPDALDLTLPPRKLVDDVLPDEFPLSMFYEALSKKLKNVIASTKGITADSAERVAA comes from the coding sequence ATGACGGAAATTCTTGTGCAGTCGGGTATGGGGGAGCAGGTTCCTCCTGCGGCCAGGGTGGTGGAGCACCCGGCATGGCCCGTGCTCAAGGATGCCGTGGAGCAGATTCGGCCATGGCAGTCCACTGACGGGTCGATCGACCTCCGGGCCGAGGGCGCCCCGGCCGCCGCCGACGCCGAGGCCGCGGTGGCCCGGATCGTGACGGCCGTCGAGGAGCTCTCGCCGCTGCTGCCGCACGATGCGGCCTACCACGAGGCCCTGATGAAGGACCTGACCCGGTGGGCCGAGAGCGGCTTCGAGGTGCCGGACTTCCTGGACTCGCTGCTGGCCTTCCAGCCCGCCGCGAACCGTGCGGACGGCCTCCAGCACCTGGTGCTCTTCCCGATGTACACGCAGAACGGCAACCCGGACCGCAATCTGGAAGCCGTCGTGCTGCGCATGGTCTGGCCCGAGTGGCTGTCCGAACTGGAGCGCACCCGCTACGACAACCCGCTGTTCTGCGGCATCAAGTTCGAGGACTTCACGGCCGGTTACGACACCAACTCGGCCGTGCTCTTCCCCGAGACGATCGCCGTGCGCGAGGCGCCGGAGCGCTTCACCTGGGGCGGGATCTTCTGCGACCGCGAGGCCGCCCGCTTCCGCCGGGTCACCGAGGCCGCCGTCGAGACCCTGGGTCTTGAGCTGCCCGAGGACATCGCCGCGATGGTCCACGACCAGACGCGCTGCGAGGAGGCGTTCGTCCTGTGGGACATGGTCCACGACCGTACCCACAGCCACGGCGACCTGCCCTTCGACCCCTTCATGATCAAGCAGCGCCAGCCGTTCTGGATGTACGGCCTGGAGGAGCTGCGCTGCGACCTCACCGCCTTCAAGGAGGCCGTGAAGCTGGAGGCCGAAGGCGTCCCGCAGGCCCGTGACGTGCAGTACGCCGTGCTCTTCGACCGGATGTTCCGCTTCCCGCTCACCGGCGACCGCAACCGCAACTACGACGGCCTCGGCGGCCAGCTGCTCTTCGCCTACCTGCACAAGCACGACGTGGTGCGGTGGACCGACAACAAGCTGTTCATCGACTGGCAGCGCGCCCCGCAGGTCACCAACGAGCTGTGCGCCGAGATCGAGACGCTCTACCGGGACGGCATCGACCGGCCGAAGCTCGTCCACTGGTTCGCCGGGTACGAGCTGGTCTCCGGATTCCTCTCCCCGCACCCCGGCTCCAAGTGGGCCAAGGGTCCGGACGCCCTGGACCTGACCCTGCCGCCGCGCAAGCTCGTCGATGACGTGCTTCCGGACGAGTTTCCGCTGAGCATGTTCTATGAGGCCCTGTCCAAGAAGCTCAAGAACGTGATCGCCTCCACCAAGGGCATCACGGCGGACAGTGCCGAGCGGGTCGCCGCGTGA
- a CDS encoding VOC family protein, whose product MVHVLSSRILLHPVDPDRSRAFYGDQLGLAIQREFGTGPERGTVYFLGGGFLEVSGRSEAPPSPALQLWLQVESAEAAHEELRAKGVEIVRPPVREPWGLIEMWIADPDGTRIALVETPKDHPLRYRPGI is encoded by the coding sequence ATGGTGCATGTACTCAGCAGCAGAATCCTGCTCCATCCCGTCGACCCCGACCGCTCCCGCGCCTTCTACGGCGACCAGCTGGGCCTGGCCATCCAGCGCGAGTTCGGCACCGGCCCCGAGCGTGGCACCGTCTACTTCCTCGGCGGCGGCTTCCTGGAGGTCTCCGGCCGCTCCGAGGCCCCGCCCTCCCCCGCGCTCCAGCTCTGGCTCCAGGTCGAGAGCGCGGAGGCGGCGCACGAGGAGCTGCGGGCCAAGGGCGTGGAGATCGTCCGGCCGCCGGTGCGCGAGCCATGGGGCCTGATCGAGATGTGGATCGCGGATCCGGACGGTACGCGGATCGCGCTGGTGGAGACCCCGAAGGACCATCCGCTGCGGTACCGGCCGGGGATCTAG
- a CDS encoding phosphatase PAP2 family protein — protein sequence MHTQSVDSPPRTPLRGPALRWAGALALCSALLLALVAVRWHPLITFDGDIAETTHRWAVAESGLTRAFRILTDWVWDPWTMRILCAVVVLWLLRRHAARWTAFWLALTTTLATLLQQALKAAVDRSRPVWTDPVDSAQYSAFPSGHAMTATVVCGVLLYLLHHYGVGRALWRTALSVAVVSVVGVGLTRVWLGVHWASDVIGGWLMGAAVVALAVALHRRRAPGRPADATD from the coding sequence ATGCACACCCAGTCCGTCGACTCCCCGCCCCGGACGCCGCTCCGCGGGCCCGCCCTCCGCTGGGCCGGTGCGCTCGCGCTGTGCTCGGCCCTGCTGCTGGCGCTGGTCGCGGTCCGCTGGCATCCCCTGATCACCTTCGACGGCGACATCGCCGAGACCACCCACCGCTGGGCGGTCGCCGAGTCCGGGCTGACGCGGGCGTTCCGGATCCTGACGGACTGGGTCTGGGACCCCTGGACGATGCGTATCCTCTGCGCGGTGGTGGTGCTGTGGCTGCTCCGGCGGCACGCGGCGCGCTGGACGGCCTTCTGGCTGGCGCTCACCACCACCCTGGCCACCCTGCTCCAGCAGGCCCTGAAGGCCGCCGTGGACCGCTCCCGCCCCGTCTGGACCGACCCCGTCGACTCCGCCCAGTACTCGGCCTTCCCCTCCGGCCACGCGATGACCGCCACCGTGGTCTGCGGCGTCCTGCTGTACCTGCTGCACCACTACGGCGTCGGCCGCGCGCTGTGGCGTACGGCATTGTCCGTGGCCGTCGTCTCCGTCGTCGGCGTCGGTCTGACCCGGGTGTGGCTGGGCGTCCACTGGGCCTCGGACGTCATCGGCGGCTGGCTCATGGGCGCCGCGGTGGTCGCCCTGGCGGTGGCCCTGCACCGCCGGCGCGCCCCCGGGCGACCGGCCGACGCAACGGACTGA
- a CDS encoding DUF5134 domain-containing protein — MHLPASPGWLLVALCAATGAYCMLRMRSHVEEQRRAAGGEALMGFGMAAMAVPAAVFTPPSWTWPVYAAVFGAAALRALWAARASAHHLHHLVGTAAMVYMAVAMAASPSHGASGVPFVTGMLLLYFTGYVLLTGVRLVPVTAGGPGAVRLGDRPELARACRLAMGIAMVAMLLTM; from the coding sequence GTGCATCTTCCGGCTTCGCCCGGCTGGCTGTTGGTCGCGCTGTGCGCGGCCACCGGCGCCTACTGCATGCTGCGGATGCGCAGCCACGTCGAGGAACAGCGCCGGGCCGCGGGCGGCGAGGCGCTGATGGGCTTCGGCATGGCCGCGATGGCCGTGCCCGCCGCGGTGTTCACCCCGCCGTCATGGACCTGGCCGGTCTACGCGGCGGTGTTCGGCGCGGCGGCGCTGCGCGCCCTGTGGGCGGCCCGGGCGAGCGCGCACCACCTGCACCATCTGGTGGGCACCGCGGCCATGGTCTACATGGCGGTCGCGATGGCCGCCTCCCCGAGCCACGGTGCCTCCGGCGTCCCGTTCGTGACCGGGATGCTCCTGCTCTACTTCACGGGGTACGTGCTGCTGACCGGCGTCCGACTGGTCCCCGTCACCGCGGGCGGCCCGGGAGCCGTACGCCTCGGTGACCGGCCGGAGTTGGCGAGGGCCTGCCGGCTGGCGATGGGCATCGCGATGGTCGCCATGCTGCTGACCATGTGA
- a CDS encoding SDR family oxidoreductase, translating to MANGNGPLSGAVIAVAGAGGPAGRAALLKLAEAGATVVGADNDPERLAEAVDAARYAAGGATVIGEPVDLLDLDSTRDWATRIEKEFGRVDGLVHLVGGWRGSETFVKTSLDDWDFLELLLIRTVQHTSLAFYEGLQRSEHGRYLLISAAGASKPTAGNAAYAAAKAAAEAWTLALGDAFRKAGGAEGPTSAAAILVVKALVHEAMRAERPNAKFAGFTDVTDLAEAIVGVWDKPAAEVNGQRLWLTEKP from the coding sequence ATGGCGAACGGGAACGGGCCGCTCAGCGGCGCGGTGATCGCGGTGGCCGGGGCGGGCGGACCGGCCGGACGGGCGGCTCTGCTCAAGCTGGCCGAGGCGGGTGCCACCGTCGTGGGCGCCGACAATGACCCCGAGCGGCTGGCGGAGGCCGTCGACGCGGCCCGCTACGCCGCGGGCGGCGCCACCGTCATCGGTGAGCCCGTCGATCTGCTCGACCTGGACTCCACCCGTGACTGGGCGACCAGGATCGAGAAGGAGTTCGGCCGGGTGGACGGCCTGGTCCACCTCGTCGGCGGCTGGCGGGGCAGCGAGACCTTCGTGAAGACCAGCCTCGACGACTGGGACTTCCTGGAGCTGCTGCTGATCCGCACCGTGCAGCACACCTCGCTGGCCTTCTACGAGGGCCTCCAGCGCAGCGAGCACGGCCGCTACCTGCTGATCAGCGCCGCCGGTGCCTCCAAGCCCACGGCCGGCAACGCCGCGTACGCCGCCGCCAAGGCCGCGGCCGAGGCCTGGACGCTCGCGCTGGGCGACGCCTTCCGCAAGGCCGGGGGCGCCGAGGGCCCGACGTCGGCGGCTGCGATCCTGGTGGTGAAGGCGTTGGTGCACGAGGCGATGCGCGCCGAGCGGCCCAACGCGAAGTTCGCGGGCTTCACCGATGTCACGGACCTCGCCGAGGCCATCGTCGGCGTCTGGGACAAGCCCGCCGCGGAAGTGAACGGACAGCGTCTGTGGCTCACCGAGAAGCCGTGA
- a CDS encoding glycerophosphodiester phosphodiesterase: MNFLTIGHRGVMGIEPENTLRSFVAAQQAGLDVIELDLHLSKDGHLVVMHDADVDRTTDGNGPIAEKTLAELRALDAGKGERVPVFEEVLDAVAAPLQAEIKDVAAARALAGVMDRRDLVSRVEVSSFHDEAITEIARLVPGVRTALIGSRYGTDIVERAVAAGAGTVCLNIRRITLEVVEAAREADLRIVGWVVNTQDHLRLVRALELDGATTDYPEIKRTGRFTA, translated from the coding sequence TTGAACTTCCTTACCATCGGTCACCGCGGAGTGATGGGTATCGAACCCGAGAACACCCTCCGTTCCTTCGTCGCCGCCCAGCAGGCCGGCCTCGACGTCATCGAACTCGATCTGCACCTGAGCAAGGACGGCCACCTCGTCGTCATGCACGACGCCGACGTGGACCGCACGACCGACGGAAACGGCCCCATCGCCGAGAAGACCCTCGCGGAGCTGCGCGCCCTGGACGCGGGCAAGGGCGAGCGGGTGCCGGTCTTCGAGGAGGTGCTGGACGCCGTGGCGGCGCCGCTCCAGGCCGAGATCAAGGACGTGGCCGCGGCTCGGGCGCTGGCCGGGGTGATGGACCGGCGGGACCTGGTCTCCCGGGTGGAGGTGTCCTCGTTCCACGACGAGGCGATCACCGAGATCGCCCGGCTGGTCCCGGGGGTGCGGACCGCGCTGATCGGCAGCCGCTACGGCACCGACATCGTGGAGCGGGCCGTGGCGGCGGGCGCGGGCACGGTCTGCCTGAACATCCGCCGGATCACCCTCGAAGTCGTGGAGGCGGCCCGCGAGGCCGACCTCAGGATCGTCGGCTGGGTGGTGAACACCCAGGACCATCTGCGTCTCGTACGCGCCCTGGAGCTGGACGGCGCCACCACCGACTACCCGGAGATCAAACGCACGGGCCGCTTCACGGCCTGA
- a CDS encoding HAD family hydrolase: MTAVLFDFSGTLFRVESTESWLRGALAEREVELPEPELAGAAEALERMGALPGGANPAWLPEDVASVWGVRDKSQELHRAAYTGLSRHVALPDEGLHEALYDRHMTPAAWDPYPDAAEVLGALRERGVGVGVVSNIGWDLRPVFREHGLDRYVDAYVLSFEHGIQKPDPRLFRAACAELAADPREVLMVGDDRRADGGAATLGCEVHFVDHLPVAERPDGLRPVLDLVARRRPEDFGVGA; this comes from the coding sequence ATGACCGCAGTCCTGTTCGACTTCTCCGGCACCCTCTTCCGCGTCGAGTCCACCGAGTCCTGGCTGCGCGGGGCGCTGGCCGAGCGGGAAGTGGAGCTGCCCGAGCCGGAGTTGGCCGGGGCCGCCGAGGCGCTGGAGCGGATGGGGGCGCTGCCGGGCGGGGCGAACCCGGCGTGGCTGCCGGAGGACGTGGCGAGCGTGTGGGGCGTCCGGGACAAGAGCCAGGAGCTGCACCGCGCCGCGTACACCGGGCTGTCCCGGCATGTGGCGCTCCCTGACGAGGGCCTGCACGAGGCGCTCTACGACCGCCATATGACGCCCGCCGCCTGGGATCCGTACCCCGACGCGGCCGAGGTGCTGGGCGCGCTGCGGGAACGCGGCGTCGGTGTCGGCGTGGTCAGCAACATCGGCTGGGACCTGCGCCCGGTCTTCCGCGAGCACGGCCTCGACCGGTATGTGGACGCCTACGTCCTGTCCTTCGAGCACGGCATCCAGAAACCGGACCCGCGGCTGTTCCGTGCCGCCTGTGCCGAGCTCGCCGCCGATCCGCGCGAGGTCCTGATGGTCGGCGACGACCGCAGGGCGGACGGCGGCGCCGCGACGCTGGGCTGCGAGGTGCACTTCGTCGACCATCTGCCGGTCGCCGAGCGGCCCGACGGCCTGCGACCGGTGCTGGATCTGGTGGCGCGCCGTCGCCCCGAGGACTTCGGCGTCGGCGCCTGA